In one Balaenoptera ricei isolate mBalRic1 chromosome 20, mBalRic1.hap2, whole genome shotgun sequence genomic region, the following are encoded:
- the DUS1L gene encoding tRNA-dihydrouridine(16/17) synthase [NAD(P)(+)]-like isoform X2 yields the protein MPKLQGFEFWSCTLGGARHVVAPMVDQSELAWRLLSRRHGAQLCYTPMLHAQVFIRDANYRKENLYCDVCPEDRPLIVQFCANDPEVFVQAALLAQDYCDAIDLNLGCPQMIAKRGHYGAFLQEEWDLLQRMKIDKTVRYAQMLEKAGCQLLTVHGRTKEQKGPLSGTASWEHIKAVRKAVAIPVFANGNIQCLRDVERCIQDTGVQGVMSAEGNLHNPALFEGRSPAVWELAEEYLDIVRQHPCPLSYVRAHLFKLWHHTLQVHQQLREELAKVKTLEGIAAVSQDLKLRCQEDISRQKEGEKPSGGLPFFHWICQPYFRPRPREGSKESGGARSKRALEEEEGSTDVLSKNKQKKKLRNPHKTFDPSLKPKYAKCDQCGNPKGNRCVFNLCRGCCKKRAFKETADCPGHGLLFKTKLEKSLAWKGAQPRLQEPQQARPGEPGNLLPLHTEGQAGLPFSPCWGPRDAAPGSRLPGWTCPILTAHVCSR from the exons ATGCCAAAGCTGCAGGGCTTCGAGTTCTGGAGCTGTACCCTGGGGGGGGCCCGCCACGTGGTGGCCCCCATGGTGGACCAAAGCGAGCTGGCCTGGAGGCTGCTGAGCCGCCGCCACGGGGCCCAGCTGTGCTACACACCCATGCTGCACGCCCAGGTCTTCATTCGAGATGCCAACTACCGCAAGGAGAACCTGTACTGCGACGTGTGCCCCGAGGACCGGCCTCTCATTGTGCAG TTCTGTGCCAATGACCCGGAGGTGTTTGTCCAGGCAGCTCTCCTGGCTCAGGACTACTGCGACGCCATCGACCTGAATTTGGGCTGCCCGCAGATGATAGCCAAGCGAG GTCACTATGGCGCCTTCCTGCAGGAGGAGTGGGACCTCCTCCAAAGAATGA AGATTGACAAGACCGTAAGGTACGCCCAGATGCTGGAAAAGGCTGGCTGCCAG TTGCTGACTGTCCACGGGCGCACCAAGGAGCAGAAGGGGCCCTTGTCGGGCACCGCGTCCTGGGAGCACATCAAGGCTGTGCG GAAGGCAGTGGCCATCCCCGTGTTTGCCAATGGGAACATCCAGTGCCTGCGGGACGTGGAACGCTGCATCCAGGACACGGGGGTGCAAGGGGTCATGAGTGCAG AGGGAAACCTGCACAACCCTGCCCTGTTTGAGGGCCGCAGTCCTGCCGTGTGGGAGCTGGCCGAGGAATACCTGGACATCGTGCGGCAGCACCCCTGCCCTCTGTCCTACGTCCGGGCCCATCTCTTTAAGCTGTGGCACCACAC GCTGCAGGTGCATCAGCAGCTTCGGGAGGAGCTCGCCAAAGTGAAGACCCTGGAGGGCATTGCCGCGGTGAGCCAGGACCTGAAGCTGCGGTGTCAG GAGGATATATCCaggcagaaggagggagagaagcctTCAGGCGGCTTGCCTTTCTTCCACTGGATCTGCCAGCCCTACTTCCGGCCACG gcccagggaggggagcaAGGAGAGCGGGGGTGCCCGTAGCAAGCgggccctggaggaggaggagggcagtaCAGACGTCTTGTCCAAGAACaagcagaagaagaaactgaggaacCCCCACAAAACCTTTGACCCCTCGCTGAAGC cAAAATATGCAAAGTGTGATCAGTGTGGAAACCCAAAG GGCAACAGGTGTGTGTTTAACCTGTGCCGGGGCTGCTGCAAGAAGCGAGCTTTCAAAGAGACGGCTGACTGTCCAG GTCATGGACTGCTTTTTAAAACCAAACTGGAGAAGTCTCTGGCCTGGAAGGGGGCCCAGCCGCGGCTGCAGGAACCACAGCAGGCCAGGCCTGGAGAACCAG GGAACCTCCTGCCACTTCACACGGAAGGACAAGCTGGTCTTCCCTTCAGCCCATGCTGGGGGCCCAGAGATGCTGCACCAGGGAGCAGGCTCCCAGGCTGGACCTGCCCCATCCTCACGGCCCACGTGTGTTCAAGATGA
- the DUS1L gene encoding tRNA-dihydrouridine(16/17) synthase [NAD(P)(+)]-like isoform X1, whose amino-acid sequence MPKLQGFEFWSCTLGGARHVVAPMVDQSELAWRLLSRRHGAQLCYTPMLHAQVFIRDANYRKENLYCDVCPEDRPLIVQFCANDPEVFVQAALLAQDYCDAIDLNLGCPQMIAKRGHYGAFLQEEWDLLQRMILLAHEKLSVPVTCKIRVFPEIDKTVRYAQMLEKAGCQLLTVHGRTKEQKGPLSGTASWEHIKAVRKAVAIPVFANGNIQCLRDVERCIQDTGVQGVMSAEGNLHNPALFEGRSPAVWELAEEYLDIVRQHPCPLSYVRAHLFKLWHHTLQVHQQLREELAKVKTLEGIAAVSQDLKLRCQEDISRQKEGEKPSGGLPFFHWICQPYFRPRPREGSKESGGARSKRALEEEEGSTDVLSKNKQKKKLRNPHKTFDPSLKPKYAKCDQCGNPKGNRCVFNLCRGCCKKRAFKETADCPGHGLLFKTKLEKSLAWKGAQPRLQEPQQARPGEPGNLLPLHTEGQAGLPFSPCWGPRDAAPGSRLPGWTCPILTAHVCSR is encoded by the exons ATGCCAAAGCTGCAGGGCTTCGAGTTCTGGAGCTGTACCCTGGGGGGGGCCCGCCACGTGGTGGCCCCCATGGTGGACCAAAGCGAGCTGGCCTGGAGGCTGCTGAGCCGCCGCCACGGGGCCCAGCTGTGCTACACACCCATGCTGCACGCCCAGGTCTTCATTCGAGATGCCAACTACCGCAAGGAGAACCTGTACTGCGACGTGTGCCCCGAGGACCGGCCTCTCATTGTGCAG TTCTGTGCCAATGACCCGGAGGTGTTTGTCCAGGCAGCTCTCCTGGCTCAGGACTACTGCGACGCCATCGACCTGAATTTGGGCTGCCCGCAGATGATAGCCAAGCGAG GTCACTATGGCGCCTTCCTGCAGGAGGAGTGGGACCTCCTCCAAAGAATGA TTCTGCTAGCCCACGAAAAACTTTCTGTCCCTGTCACATGCAAGATCCGTGTCTTCCCAGAGATTGACAAGACCGTAAGGTACGCCCAGATGCTGGAAAAGGCTGGCTGCCAG TTGCTGACTGTCCACGGGCGCACCAAGGAGCAGAAGGGGCCCTTGTCGGGCACCGCGTCCTGGGAGCACATCAAGGCTGTGCG GAAGGCAGTGGCCATCCCCGTGTTTGCCAATGGGAACATCCAGTGCCTGCGGGACGTGGAACGCTGCATCCAGGACACGGGGGTGCAAGGGGTCATGAGTGCAG AGGGAAACCTGCACAACCCTGCCCTGTTTGAGGGCCGCAGTCCTGCCGTGTGGGAGCTGGCCGAGGAATACCTGGACATCGTGCGGCAGCACCCCTGCCCTCTGTCCTACGTCCGGGCCCATCTCTTTAAGCTGTGGCACCACAC GCTGCAGGTGCATCAGCAGCTTCGGGAGGAGCTCGCCAAAGTGAAGACCCTGGAGGGCATTGCCGCGGTGAGCCAGGACCTGAAGCTGCGGTGTCAG GAGGATATATCCaggcagaaggagggagagaagcctTCAGGCGGCTTGCCTTTCTTCCACTGGATCTGCCAGCCCTACTTCCGGCCACG gcccagggaggggagcaAGGAGAGCGGGGGTGCCCGTAGCAAGCgggccctggaggaggaggagggcagtaCAGACGTCTTGTCCAAGAACaagcagaagaagaaactgaggaacCCCCACAAAACCTTTGACCCCTCGCTGAAGC cAAAATATGCAAAGTGTGATCAGTGTGGAAACCCAAAG GGCAACAGGTGTGTGTTTAACCTGTGCCGGGGCTGCTGCAAGAAGCGAGCTTTCAAAGAGACGGCTGACTGTCCAG GTCATGGACTGCTTTTTAAAACCAAACTGGAGAAGTCTCTGGCCTGGAAGGGGGCCCAGCCGCGGCTGCAGGAACCACAGCAGGCCAGGCCTGGAGAACCAG GGAACCTCCTGCCACTTCACACGGAAGGACAAGCTGGTCTTCCCTTCAGCCCATGCTGGGGGCCCAGAGATGCTGCACCAGGGAGCAGGCTCCCAGGCTGGACCTGCCCCATCCTCACGGCCCACGTGTGTTCAAGATGA
- the DUS1L gene encoding tRNA-dihydrouridine(16/17) synthase [NAD(P)(+)]-like isoform X3: MPKLQGFEFWSCTLGGARHVVAPMVDQSELAWRLLSRRHGAQLCYTPMLHAQVFIRDANYRKENLYCDVCPEDRPLIVQFCANDPEVFVQAALLAQDYCDAIDLNLGCPQMIAKRGHYGAFLQEEWDLLQRMILLAHEKLSVPVTCKIRVFPEIDKTVRYAQMLEKAGCQLLTVHGRTKEQKGPLSGTASWEHIKAVRKAVAIPVFANGNIQCLRDVERCIQDTGVQGVMSAEGNLHNPALFEGRSPAVWELAEEYLDIVRQHPCPLSYVRAHLFKLWHHTLQVHQQLREELAKVKTLEGIAAVSQDLKLRCQEDISRQKEGEKPSGGLPFFHWICQPYFRPRPREGSKESGGARSKRALEEEEGSTDVLSKNKQKKKLRNPHKTFDPSLKPKYAKCDQCGNPKGNRCVFNLCRGCCKKRAFKETADCPGHGLLFKTKLEKSLAWKGAQPRLQEPQQARPGEPGGFPEVVGSALA, translated from the exons ATGCCAAAGCTGCAGGGCTTCGAGTTCTGGAGCTGTACCCTGGGGGGGGCCCGCCACGTGGTGGCCCCCATGGTGGACCAAAGCGAGCTGGCCTGGAGGCTGCTGAGCCGCCGCCACGGGGCCCAGCTGTGCTACACACCCATGCTGCACGCCCAGGTCTTCATTCGAGATGCCAACTACCGCAAGGAGAACCTGTACTGCGACGTGTGCCCCGAGGACCGGCCTCTCATTGTGCAG TTCTGTGCCAATGACCCGGAGGTGTTTGTCCAGGCAGCTCTCCTGGCTCAGGACTACTGCGACGCCATCGACCTGAATTTGGGCTGCCCGCAGATGATAGCCAAGCGAG GTCACTATGGCGCCTTCCTGCAGGAGGAGTGGGACCTCCTCCAAAGAATGA TTCTGCTAGCCCACGAAAAACTTTCTGTCCCTGTCACATGCAAGATCCGTGTCTTCCCAGAGATTGACAAGACCGTAAGGTACGCCCAGATGCTGGAAAAGGCTGGCTGCCAG TTGCTGACTGTCCACGGGCGCACCAAGGAGCAGAAGGGGCCCTTGTCGGGCACCGCGTCCTGGGAGCACATCAAGGCTGTGCG GAAGGCAGTGGCCATCCCCGTGTTTGCCAATGGGAACATCCAGTGCCTGCGGGACGTGGAACGCTGCATCCAGGACACGGGGGTGCAAGGGGTCATGAGTGCAG AGGGAAACCTGCACAACCCTGCCCTGTTTGAGGGCCGCAGTCCTGCCGTGTGGGAGCTGGCCGAGGAATACCTGGACATCGTGCGGCAGCACCCCTGCCCTCTGTCCTACGTCCGGGCCCATCTCTTTAAGCTGTGGCACCACAC GCTGCAGGTGCATCAGCAGCTTCGGGAGGAGCTCGCCAAAGTGAAGACCCTGGAGGGCATTGCCGCGGTGAGCCAGGACCTGAAGCTGCGGTGTCAG GAGGATATATCCaggcagaaggagggagagaagcctTCAGGCGGCTTGCCTTTCTTCCACTGGATCTGCCAGCCCTACTTCCGGCCACG gcccagggaggggagcaAGGAGAGCGGGGGTGCCCGTAGCAAGCgggccctggaggaggaggagggcagtaCAGACGTCTTGTCCAAGAACaagcagaagaagaaactgaggaacCCCCACAAAACCTTTGACCCCTCGCTGAAGC cAAAATATGCAAAGTGTGATCAGTGTGGAAACCCAAAG GGCAACAGGTGTGTGTTTAACCTGTGCCGGGGCTGCTGCAAGAAGCGAGCTTTCAAAGAGACGGCTGACTGTCCAG GTCATGGACTGCTTTTTAAAACCAAACTGGAGAAGTCTCTGGCCTGGAAGGGGGCCCAGCCGCGGCTGCAGGAACCACAGCAGGCCAGGCCTGGAGAACCAGGTGGCTTCCCGGAGGTCGTGGGCAGTGCCCTGGCCTGA